From a single Rhodococcus jostii RHA1 genomic region:
- a CDS encoding DMT family transporter: protein MTTQLLSPATVPTSRRASLTADPRVLVVTGAAAIALTGVFVKLSAVSPATATFYRCALALPILGVMAAREWRRHGGIPARAMWIQIVGGVLLGIDFALWSQSITLIGAGISTVVVNIQVVIVPALAWVVFRARVPVRFVIAVPFLFAGIALVSGIFGGGEGGGDAVAGTVLALTSGVAYAVYIFLTGRAGGAGRPATQVLVTTVSAGISGSVVGSIWGGVDLTPGWDAMGWLVALALSGQVIGWMLIGFGLPKLPAEVGATLLLIQPVLAVMAGMMFLQERPTLIQGLGCAVVVTAVWMVSVPPRARVVTTVPVASG from the coding sequence GTGACAACCCAACTCCTTTCTCCCGCAACTGTTCCTACTTCTCGTCGCGCGTCACTGACCGCCGATCCCCGCGTCCTCGTGGTGACCGGTGCGGCGGCCATTGCGCTGACCGGTGTGTTCGTCAAGCTGTCCGCTGTCTCGCCGGCTACTGCGACCTTCTATCGGTGTGCGTTGGCGCTGCCGATCCTCGGCGTGATGGCGGCGCGGGAGTGGCGGCGGCACGGTGGGATCCCCGCCCGGGCGATGTGGATTCAGATCGTCGGCGGCGTGCTGCTGGGGATCGACTTCGCGTTGTGGTCGCAGTCGATCACCCTGATCGGGGCCGGTATCTCGACGGTGGTGGTCAATATTCAGGTGGTGATCGTGCCAGCCCTGGCGTGGGTCGTCTTCCGGGCGCGCGTGCCGGTGCGGTTTGTGATCGCGGTACCGTTTCTCTTCGCGGGAATCGCCTTGGTCAGCGGGATTTTCGGAGGCGGCGAGGGCGGCGGTGACGCGGTCGCCGGGACGGTGTTGGCGCTGACCTCGGGCGTCGCGTACGCCGTGTACATCTTCTTGACCGGTCGAGCGGGCGGGGCCGGACGGCCGGCGACGCAGGTGCTGGTGACCACTGTCTCGGCCGGTATATCGGGCAGTGTGGTCGGGTCCATCTGGGGCGGGGTGGATCTCACTCCCGGCTGGGACGCGATGGGGTGGCTGGTGGCGCTGGCATTGAGCGGTCAGGTGATCGGGTGGATGCTGATCGGCTTCGGTCTGCCGAAGTTGCCCGCGGAGGTGGGGGCGACGTTGCTGCTGATTCAGCCGGTGCTCGCGGTGATGGCCGGCATGATGTTCCTGCAGGAACGCCCCACCTTGATCCAGGGCCTCGGATGTGCCGTCGTAGTGACCGCGGTATGGATGGTGTCCGTCCCCCCGCGGGCTCGCGTGGTGACCACGGTTCCGGTGGCATCCGGGTAA
- a CDS encoding HpcH/HpaI aldolase/citrate lyase family protein: MTSSPAAPTRPTHPSNPSVARSWLLVPAATSAAVAAADTSTADIVVLDLEDGVRESDKDTARAIARARLQDGHRDWVRINDTTTPHWERDLEALTGLDTLAGVMLAKTESAEQVAATTARLGERIPIVAMIESAAGLEDARGIAHSPATLRLAFGSGDFRRDTGAGDDPVALAYARSRMVVVSRAARVDAPIDGPTHPGPDGDLRSGIAVGATAGMTGKLCLRAAHTDIINTALAPSPTDITLAEEVISRLGEDGAHIEDGSDRPKLERALRTRYLARTFGI; encoded by the coding sequence ATGACATCATCCCCCGCTGCCCCCACTCGGCCGACGCATCCATCGAATCCATCCGTAGCCAGGTCCTGGCTGCTGGTGCCCGCCGCCACCTCAGCGGCAGTTGCCGCGGCCGACACCAGCACCGCCGACATCGTCGTCCTCGACCTCGAGGACGGTGTGCGTGAATCGGACAAGGACACCGCGCGCGCGATCGCACGAGCCCGACTGCAGGACGGTCACCGCGACTGGGTGCGCATCAACGACACCACCACTCCCCACTGGGAGCGCGACCTCGAGGCACTGACCGGCCTGGACACGCTGGCGGGAGTGATGCTGGCCAAAACCGAGAGCGCGGAGCAGGTTGCGGCGACCACAGCCAGACTCGGTGAACGGATTCCGATCGTCGCGATGATCGAGAGCGCGGCAGGACTCGAGGACGCTCGGGGGATCGCGCACTCGCCGGCGACACTGCGGTTGGCGTTCGGGTCCGGGGACTTCCGTCGAGACACCGGTGCCGGTGACGATCCCGTCGCCCTGGCCTATGCCCGCTCGCGCATGGTTGTCGTCAGCCGCGCCGCGAGGGTCGACGCTCCGATCGACGGTCCGACACACCCAGGCCCCGACGGGGATCTCCGCTCGGGTATCGCGGTGGGAGCGACTGCCGGGATGACCGGGAAACTCTGCCTCCGAGCCGCCCACACCGACATCATCAACACCGCCTTGGCCCCCTCGCCCACCGACATCACCCTGGCGGAGGAGGTGATCTCCCGACTGGGTGAGGACGGCGCGCACATCGAGGACGGCAGCGACCGTCCGAAACTCGAGCGCGCCCTGCGCACCCGATACCTGGCACGCACCTTCGGCATCTAA